The following coding sequences are from one Plasmodium coatneyi strain Hackeri chromosome 11, complete sequence window:
- a CDS encoding Metacaspase-like protein has protein sequence MEKIYLKVFELTGLKEDDTGKYYIKVYWKNKKYKTAVQEDGCYFFNEIFLIPVEHVADEKNEILSIEVWLSSLFNTKVAYTFFTLDFIKKEKTVKQKVQLIDILKSCTLELSVNIVRDQKDVTFFNVKEIYHHKTDKEIKDAISMHRTESEVLRVFRNEYARKINSQPPIVPPHGNQWAGQGAPPTNQWEGQIVHSTNGYVQRDDPRKDNMHLPTGAEPHVYAANPYVPMTPTTGMTNSHYHYTPVVHQNELTSAGGKIPTSVPSQLNGGAVLANNSVHHARMNINTGVINHGEKYGLFTPHMVDNFYGGGNHTNQVTYQSGIYNVGAASPYSDKILHRSCRNKKKALLIGINYYGSREELSGCTNDTVRMMNLLISKYNFHDSPTSMVRLIDNESNPNYRPTRKNILSALTWLTKDNEPGDVFFFLYSGHGSQQKDYTYLEDDGYNETILPCDHKTEGQIIDDELHRFLVQPLNDGVKLIAVMDCCNAGSCIDLAYKYKLKSRKWKEVKNPFHVVCDVSQFSGCKDMQFSHEIDTGRHAPGGALVTAMIHVLGATRGANALTYDHLLQNVSSYIKSYHDQKIVFMASQKFDLNRAFDFDHILKNKNGNLGQNVNKLVHKNKKSKKNKHDFFSFF, from the coding sequence ATGGAGAAGATCTACCTGAAGGTGTTCGAACTGACAGGGCTGAAGGAAGACGATACAGGAAAATACTACATAAAAGTGTattggaagaacaaaaagtacaaaacgGCGGTGCAGGAAGATGGGTGCTATTTTTTCAACGAAATTTTCCTCATACCGGTGGAGCACGTAGCggatgaaaaaaacgaaatccTGTCGATCGAAGTGTGGCTTAGCTCATTATTTAATACGAAAGTTGcctatactttttttactttagattttataaaaaaggaaaaaacggtgAAGCAAAAGGTGCAGCTAATTGATATATTAAAGAGCTGCACTTTGGAGTTGTCTGTAAATATAGTACGGGACCAAAAGgatgtaactttttttaacgtTAAAGAAATTTATCACCATAAGACGGATAAAGAGATAAAGGATGCCATTTCGATGCATCGAACTGAATCGGAAGTTCTTCGAGTGTTCCGAAATGAATACGCACGCAAAATTAACTCACAACCCCCAATTGTACCCCCACATGGGAACCAATGGGCAGGACAGGGTGCACCTCCAACAAACCAGTGGGAAGGACAGATTGTACACTCCACGAATGGGTATGTTCAAAGGGATGACCCTCGAAAGGATAATATGCACTTACCCACTGGAGCAGAACCACATGTATACGCGGCAAACCCGTATGTGCCTATGACCCCCACGACGGGAATGACGAACAGTCACTACCACTACACCCCAGTAGTTCACCAAAATGAATTAACCTCTGCAGGTGGTAAAATTCCCACTTCTGTGCCCAGTCAGTTAAATGGTGGGGCGGTTCTCGCCAATAACTCTGTACACCATGCGCGTATGAATATCAACACGGGTGTAATTAACCATGGCGAGAAATATGGCTTGTTTACCCCCCATATGGTGGATAATTTTTACGGAGGGGGAAACCACACAAATCAAGTTACCTACCAAAGTGGCATATACAACGTCGGTGCAGCGTCGCCCTATTCAGACAAAATCCTGCACCGCTCATgtagaaacaaaaaaaaagcactacTCATCGGAATAAACTATTACGGTTCTAGGGAAGAATTAAGTGGCTGTACAAACGACACAGTTCGAATGATGAACCTTCTAATTTCAAAATATAATTTCCACGATTCTCCAACAAGCATGGTTAGATTAATCGACAACGAAAGCAACCCTAATTATAGGCCcaccagaaaaaatattttgtctGCCCTGACTTGGCTCACGAAGGATAATGAACCTggagatgtttttttttttctatactcTGGACATGGGTCCCAACAGAAGGATTACACATACTTGGAAGATGATGGATATAATGAGACCATCCTTCCTTGTGATCATAAAACGGAGGGACAAATTATCGATGATGAATTGCACAGGTTCTTGGTTCAACCTCTGAACGATGGAGTTAAATTAATTGCTGTCATGGACTGCTGCAATGCCGGTAGTTGTATCGATCTTGCTTATAAGTATAAACTAAAGTCgaggaaatggaaggaggtgAAAAACCCCTTCCACGTGGTTTGCGATGTTAGCCAATTTAGTGGGTGCAAAGATATGCAGTTTTCGCACGAAATTGACACAGGGAGACATGCTCCCGGGGGGGCACTCGTCACGGCGATGATACACGTTTTGGGGGCAACACGTGGGGCGAATGCACTCACTTACGACCACCTACTGCAAAATGTGAGCAGCTACATCAAGAGCTATCACGACCAGAAAATTGTTTTCATGGCTTCGCAAAAATTTGACCTCAATCGCGCTTTCGACTTTGATCACATCCTCAAAAATAAGAATGGCAATTTGGgacaaaatgtgaacaaactcgtgcacaaaaataagaagagcaagaagaacaaacacgacttcttctccttcttctga
- a CDS encoding DNA helicase: MSGMFNESELSGLDAHSVFGNSEMSSYQKKKRKFEENSNLGANDVMNEDELEAEEEDDEEDDEEDDEPSYVQDENMAKVFEKFLKTFSERKNDEENEDGDDDSVWKDNLNLNFPSSLEIAQDAHYVLLLFSILQNSYSRNKVLVVDMKHVLMWEPTDKNRFDIGSQLYIYIKRHFLRILDIFEQKVQALAESINPIKTKEVGKICLRFYNKKNPIHSLRSLRCEMLGEMISVRGQVTRTSDVRPELTLAAFKCNECGNIINGVKQQFRYTQPSKCPSSSCSNMYDWSLVLEQSYFVDWQKIRLQEIAQESPPGSMPRNMDVILRNDIVDSVHAGDRIIVTGCLIVVPDIPTLMKPGDIPRSVARQILKKNENSLVSQGLTGIKGVGVQDLNHKLCIYACQIEKLNNSKKENSFDEQTQVDINCEEILNCDDLKWLRDIAMHPNTIDILAECIAPKIWGNIEIKKGALLMMTGGVQKITSNCKLRGDINMCIVGDPGTAKSEILKYVESFAPRAIFTSGKGSTAAGLTAAVHRDPDQGDTVLEAGALMYADQGICCIDEFDKMDEKDRVAIHEAMEQQTISITKAGIQATLNARASVLAACNPKYGRYDTLKTFAQNVNIPAPLLSRFDLFYTMLDSIDIDKDTSIANHLVSMHCGEEAEKHIRANAGKLDTVKMEVYLELSKRVKPLLTDEAKYKLIHYYVSFRNIEYSPGAQRSMRMTVRQLESLIRLSEAVAKLKFSHFVDIKHVEIACSIFKASMKKISNEKEINLDEEFDKVSNSLLNNKGSKIIQPEDSENKPGESKKGMTIKASEYQYISAIIFEIIKEYEFNNNSESITQDQLIETYLQVYAKAESNEQVDEWVYKLKKIIQRLINQDMKLLSETNEDDVENVILRIHPNYAGPIVEGTVSNKNTYGYNTFKNYQTDENIPEDDVDFQEDIDNF, encoded by the coding sequence ATGTCAGGCATGTTCAACGAAAGCGAACTGTCAGGGCTGGACGCCCATAGCGTGTTCGGAAACAGCGAAATGTCCAGCtatcagaagaaaaaaaggaaatttgaagaaaattctAATTTAGGCGCAAATGACGTAATGAATGAGGACGAACTAGAagcggaagaagaagatgatgaggaggatgacgAGGAAGATGATGAACCATCTTATGTTCAAGATGAAAATATGGCAAAggtatttgaaaaatttttaaaaactttttccgaaagaaaaaatgatgaagaaaatgaagacggTGATGATGACAGTGTCTGGAAAGACAATTTAAATTTGAACTTTCCTAGTTCGCTGGAAATCGCCCAGGATGCGCATTACgtattattacttttttcaattctgcAAAATTCATACTCCAGAAATAAAGTCCTGGTGGTGGATATGAAACACGTGTTGATGTGGGAACCAACAGATAAAAATCGATTCGATATAGGTAGTcaattgtacatatacataaagaGACACTTCCTCAGAATATTAGATATCTTTGAACAGAAGGTACAAGCTTTAGCAGAAAGTATTAATCCGATAAAGACAAAAGAAGTTGGGAAGATATGTCTCCgtttttataataaaaaaaatcctatCCATTCGTTGCGAAGCTTAAGATGTGAAATGCTGGGTGAGATGATTAGTGTTCGAGGACAAGTAACCCGAACGTCCGATGTACGACCCGAGTTAACATTAGCTGCCTTCAAATGTAACGAATGTGGAAATATAATAAACGGAGTTAAACAGCAATTTAGGTATACACAACCGAGTAAGTGCCCCTCCTCCAGCTGCAGCAATATGTATGATTGGTCCCTTGTTCTGGAACAGTCTTACTTTGTTGACTGGCAAAAAATCCGATTACAAGAAATTGCGCAGGAGAGTCCACCAGGATCCATGCCCCGAAACATGGATGTGATTCTTCGCAATGACATCGTCGATTCGGTACACGCAGGGGATAGAATTATCGTAACGGGGTGCTTAATTGTTGTGCCAGATATCCCCACTTTGATGAAACCAGGAGATATTCCACGCAGTGTGGCTagacaaattttaaaaaaaaatgaaaactccTTAGTCTCGCAAGGGCTAACAGGTATCAAGGGAGTGGGAGTACAAGACTTAAACCACAAgctgtgtatatatgcatgtcaAATTGAGAAACTAAATAAttcgaagaaggaaaactcCTTCGATGAGCAAACACAGGTAGATATTAATtgtgaagaaattttaaattgtgATGATTTGAAATGGCTCAGAGATATTGCCATGCATCCCAACACCATCGACATTTTAGCAGAATGTATAGCTCCCAAAATATGGGGAAACAtcgaaataaagaaaggagCATTATTGATGATGACAGGAGGGGTTCAGAAAATCACTTCGAACTGCAAATTGAGAGGAgacataaatatgtgtattgtaGGTGACCCAGGAACTGCTAAAAGTGAAATATTAAAGTACGTAGAAAGTTTTGCCCCAAGAGCTATTTTCACCTCTGGAAAGGGGTCCACCGCTGCAGGGCTCACAGCAGCAGTGCATAGGGACCCTGATCAGGGAGACACGGTCCTAGAAGCAGGTGCATTAATGTATGCGGACCAGGGAATTTGCTGTATTGACGAATTTGACAAGATGGACGAAAAGGACAGAGTAGCCATTCACGAAGCTATGGAACAGCAAACCATTTCGATAACTAAGGCGGGTATCCAAGCAACACTAAATGCCAGAGCATCAGTCTTAGCAGCATGTAACCCCAAGTATGGAAGATACGACACGTTGAAAACCTTTGCACAAAATGTAAACATCCCCGCACCGTTGCTTTCCAGATTTGATCTCTTCTACACAATGCTGGACAGCATCGACATAGACAAAGACACCAGCATTGCCAACCACTTGGTTTCTATGCACTGTGGAGAAGAAGCGGAAAAACATATTAGAGCAAATGCAGGAAAATTGGACACCGTCAAAATGGAAGTGTATCTAGAGCTAAGCAAAAGAGTGAAGCCATTACTAACAGATGAAGCCAAGTACAAATTGATACACTACTATGTCTCCTTCCGAAATATTGAATACTCCCCAGGTGCTCAGAGATCCATGAGGATGACCGTCCGTCAGTTAGAGTCACTCATCCGATTGAGCGAAGCTGTAGCTAAGTTAAAGTTTTCCCACTTTGTTGACATAAAACATGTAGAAATTGCTTGCTCAATATTTAAAGCTtccatgaaaaaaatatccaacgagaaggaaataaatctGGATGAAGAATTCGACAAAGTTAGCAACTCCCTCTTGAATAACAAGGGAAGCAAAATCATCCAACCGGAGGATAGCGAAAACAAGCCAGGGGAAAGTAAAAAGGGCATGACCATTAAGGCTAGCGAGTATCAGTACATATCTGCCATCATTTTCGAAATTATTAAAGAATACGAATTTAACAATAACAGTGAAAGCATTACGCAGGATCAGCTCATTGAGACCTACCTGCAAGTGTATGCCAAAGCTGAATCGAATGAACAGGTGGATGAGTGGGTTTACAAACTGAAGAAAATTATCCAACGATTGATAAACCAGGATATGAAGTTGCTGTCGGAGACTAATGAAGACGACGTGGAAAATGTCATCCTGCGAATCCACCCCAACTATGCCGGCCCCATCGTGGAGGGCACCGTGTCCAACAAGAACACTTATGGCTACAACACCTTCAAGAACTACCAGACGGATGAAAATATTCCGGAGGACGACGTGGACTTCCAGGAGGACATCGACAATTTTTAA